A window from Cellulomonas sp. C5510 encodes these proteins:
- a CDS encoding response regulator transcription factor translates to MSDPTSAPVRVVVVEDQPLFRSMLELTLGAADDVRVVASVGTVSEGAAALRPGAADVAVLDIDLPDGNGIALGVTLRRHQPDLGILLLSAHDAMDLLLDLPPDVASGWSYLSKTSSTSAQTLVAAIRATAAGRTTLDPALLDRMAPRTGSTVSRLTDRQYAVLRLLAQGLSNAGIGEALRITEKSVQNHINGIYATLGIDVDPGRNPRVTAALRLLEETGRAS, encoded by the coding sequence ATGTCCGATCCCACATCCGCCCCGGTCCGCGTGGTCGTCGTGGAGGACCAGCCGCTGTTCCGGTCGATGCTGGAGCTCACGCTGGGAGCCGCCGACGACGTGCGCGTGGTCGCGTCCGTCGGCACGGTCAGCGAGGGCGCCGCGGCCCTGCGCCCCGGTGCCGCCGACGTCGCCGTGCTCGACATCGACCTGCCCGACGGCAACGGGATCGCGCTCGGCGTCACGCTGCGGCGCCACCAGCCGGACCTCGGCATCCTGCTGCTGTCCGCGCACGACGCCATGGACCTGCTGCTCGACCTGCCCCCGGACGTCGCCAGCGGCTGGTCCTACCTGTCCAAGACGTCGTCCACGAGCGCGCAGACCCTGGTCGCGGCCATCCGCGCCACCGCGGCCGGCCGCACGACGCTGGACCCGGCGCTGCTCGACCGGATGGCGCCGCGCACCGGGTCGACCGTCTCCCGGCTGACCGACCGGCAGTACGCCGTGCTCCGGCTGCTCGCGCAGGGGCTGTCCAACGCCGGGATCGGCGAGGCGCTGCGCATCACCGAGAAGTCCGTCCAGAACCACATCAACGGCATCTACGCGACGCTCGGGATCGACGTGGACCCCGGCCGCAACCCCCGCGTCACGGCGGCGCTCCGGCTGCTGGAGGAGACCGGCCGGGCGTCCTGA
- a CDS encoding sensor histidine kinase gives MPAATADDPAAVRADRRTLLLAAGTVMAVFAVGAAAQTAWVYGNQDGSVPVLLRIAANLTAVVGMLVLLVAVGVARPRRPTALVVLGVLAAGIAAAVTRFGVQVALDIYPHPARSVVLAEVVSGAVVAWIAGFMGLAAMLSQRRLRTQVAAAAESRLQIELALQALQYEEVRVRREVAEGLHGSMQQRLVLVVARLDRLRDQLSGRTEPEDLELLGEVREQLELVRETDVRSTSRMLYPDQLEVGMVPAIRALLGRIPATVNTRLGVADEVRALDDPADPRLTRSERLLAVRVVEEGVTNSLRHGHAAVVDVRVAVVGDALEVRVADDGVGFVPGTVPASGTARLGDRLRLAGGDLRVTSVPGNGTQVVARLPVESLRTAAR, from the coding sequence ATGCCCGCAGCGACGGCGGACGACCCGGCAGCGGTGCGGGCCGACCGGCGGACGCTGCTGCTGGCTGCCGGCACCGTCATGGCGGTGTTCGCCGTCGGGGCCGCGGCGCAGACCGCGTGGGTCTACGGCAACCAGGACGGGTCGGTGCCGGTGCTGCTGCGCATCGCGGCGAACCTCACCGCGGTGGTCGGCATGCTCGTCCTGCTCGTGGCGGTGGGTGTGGCGCGCCCACGCCGCCCCACGGCCCTGGTGGTGCTCGGGGTCCTCGCGGCCGGCATCGCGGCGGCGGTCACCCGGTTCGGGGTGCAGGTGGCGCTGGACATCTACCCCCATCCGGCGCGCTCGGTCGTGCTCGCCGAGGTGGTCAGCGGTGCGGTGGTGGCGTGGATCGCGGGGTTCATGGGCCTGGCGGCGATGCTGTCGCAGCGCCGCCTGCGGACCCAGGTCGCGGCCGCGGCGGAGAGCCGGTTGCAGATCGAGCTCGCCCTGCAGGCGCTGCAGTACGAGGAGGTGCGCGTCCGCAGGGAGGTGGCGGAGGGCCTGCACGGCAGCATGCAGCAGCGTCTCGTGCTCGTGGTCGCGCGCCTCGACCGGCTGCGCGACCAGCTGTCCGGGCGCACGGAGCCGGAGGACCTCGAGCTGCTGGGGGAGGTGCGCGAGCAGCTCGAGCTGGTCCGGGAGACGGACGTGCGCTCGACCTCGCGCATGCTCTACCCCGACCAGCTCGAGGTCGGCATGGTCCCCGCGATCCGCGCCCTGCTGGGCCGCATCCCCGCGACGGTCAACACCCGGCTCGGTGTCGCGGACGAGGTGCGCGCGCTCGACGACCCCGCGGACCCGCGTCTGACCCGGTCCGAGCGGCTGCTCGCGGTGCGCGTGGTCGAGGAGGGTGTCACGAACTCGCTGCGGCACGGGCACGCCGCGGTGGTCGACGTGCGGGTCGCCGTCGTCGGGGACGCCCTCGAGGTGCGGGTGGCGGACGACGGCGTCGGCTTCGTGCCGGGCACCGTGCCGGCGTCGGGGACGGCGCGTCTCGGCGACCGCCTGCGCCTGGCCGGAGGCGACCTCCGGGTGACATCCGTCCCGGGGAACGGCACCCAGGTGGTCGCCCGCCTTCCGGTGGAATCTCTGCGCACCGCGGCGCGCTGA
- a CDS encoding signal peptidase I encodes MPGRVRSAVGWALTAGVVGLLIWFGWPSTLGGCTTLTIVSGRSMEPTYRTGDLVVSRCGVPEAGDVVVYTPPGVDGRIIHRVVGGDADDGWSIQGDNNDFLDPWRPHQEDVLGTARVHLPGVGRVASLLLDPWAWASLLVIAAGVLLWPGRPEEQAAPGPGAASGTGPDTVPDAVPDTVPVPERVP; translated from the coding sequence GTGCCCGGACGCGTCCGCTCCGCCGTCGGCTGGGCGCTGACCGCCGGCGTCGTGGGGCTGCTGATCTGGTTCGGCTGGCCGAGCACGCTCGGCGGCTGCACCACCCTCACGATCGTGTCCGGCCGCTCGATGGAGCCCACGTACCGCACCGGTGACCTCGTCGTCTCCCGGTGCGGCGTCCCGGAGGCGGGCGACGTCGTCGTCTACACCCCGCCGGGCGTGGACGGGCGGATCATCCACCGGGTCGTCGGCGGGGACGCGGACGACGGCTGGTCGATCCAGGGCGACAACAACGACTTCCTCGACCCGTGGCGGCCGCACCAGGAGGACGTGCTGGGCACCGCCCGGGTCCACCTCCCCGGAGTCGGTCGCGTCGCGTCCCTGCTGCTCGACCCGTGGGCGTGGGCGTCGCTGCTCGTGATCGCGGCCGGCGTGCTGCTGTGGCCGGGACGCCCGGAGGAGCAGGCGGCCCCGGGCCCCGGTGCGGCGTCGGGCACCGGGCCGGACACGGTGCCGGACGCGGTGCCCGACACGGTGCCGGTGCCGGAGCGCGTCCCGTGA
- a CDS encoding SGNH/GDSL hydrolase family protein produces the protein MRTHDSREPARTTGPQPATGAGPVHDAAPPRWERYVAVGDSFTEGLWDTPEGEDGPARGWADVLAGLMSDRRRAAGLPALRYANLAVRGRLLRPIVAEQLPRALELGPDLVSLVGGGNDILRPGADPDRLARDLERAVVLVRSTGADVLLATGFDSSGSPLVSTTRPRVGVFNSHLWSIARRHGAHVLDLWGMRHLRDLRMWAPDRIHLTTESHARVAQGALAALGLAPDDPEWDEPLAPLPRLPRAQQARLDARWVRMYAYPWATRRLRGRSSGDARTAKLPALTEL, from the coding sequence GTGAGGACGCACGACAGCAGGGAACCCGCACGCACCACCGGCCCGCAGCCCGCGACGGGCGCCGGCCCGGTCCACGACGCCGCACCGCCGCGCTGGGAGCGGTACGTGGCGGTCGGGGACTCGTTCACCGAGGGCCTGTGGGACACGCCGGAGGGCGAGGACGGTCCCGCGCGCGGCTGGGCCGACGTGCTGGCCGGCCTGATGTCCGACCGGCGCCGCGCGGCCGGGCTCCCCGCGCTGCGGTACGCCAACCTCGCGGTGCGGGGCCGGCTGCTGCGCCCGATCGTCGCCGAGCAGCTCCCGCGGGCCCTCGAGCTCGGCCCGGACCTGGTCAGCCTGGTCGGCGGCGGGAACGACATCCTGCGCCCGGGCGCCGACCCGGACCGCCTGGCGCGGGACCTGGAGCGGGCCGTCGTCCTCGTCCGGAGCACCGGGGCGGACGTGCTGCTCGCCACCGGCTTCGACTCGTCGGGGTCGCCGCTGGTCTCCACGACGAGACCCCGCGTGGGCGTGTTCAACTCCCACCTGTGGTCCATCGCCCGACGGCACGGCGCCCACGTGCTGGACCTGTGGGGCATGCGGCACCTGCGCGACCTGCGGATGTGGGCGCCCGACCGCATCCACCTCACCACCGAGTCGCACGCCCGGGTGGCCCAGGGTGCGCTCGCCGCGCTGGGCCTCGCGCCGGACGACCCGGAGTGGGACGAGCCCCTGGCCCCGCTGCCGCGTCTGCCGCGCGCGCAGCAGGCCCGGCTCGACGCCCGGTGGGTGCGGATGTACGCCTACCCCTGGGCGACTCGCCGGCTCCGCGGCCGGTCGTCGGGCGACGCCCGCACCGCGAAGCTGCCTGCGCTGACGGAGCTCTGA
- a CDS encoding uracil-DNA glycosylase, which yields MSPAAPLTELVAADWAAALAPVEDRVHAVGEFLRAEVAAGRGYLPAGPDVLRAFTRPLAEVRVLVVGQDPYPTPGHPMGLSFSVQPHVRPLPRSLANIVTELQADLGVAAPSTGDLSPWADRGVMMLNRVLTVRPGEPASHRGKGWEAVTDRAIAALVERGGPLVAVLWGRDAQSLRPALGDVPVVASAHPSPLSASRGFFGSRPFSRVNALLAEQGADPVDWSLP from the coding sequence GTGAGCCCCGCCGCACCGCTGACCGAGCTCGTCGCCGCCGACTGGGCCGCCGCGCTCGCCCCCGTCGAGGACCGCGTGCACGCCGTCGGGGAGTTCCTGCGGGCCGAGGTCGCCGCCGGCCGGGGCTACCTGCCCGCGGGCCCGGACGTGCTGCGCGCGTTCACCCGGCCGCTCGCGGAGGTGCGGGTGCTGGTGGTCGGCCAGGACCCGTACCCCACGCCGGGTCACCCGATGGGCCTGTCGTTCTCCGTGCAGCCGCACGTCCGGCCGCTGCCACGGTCGCTCGCGAACATCGTCACCGAGCTCCAGGCCGACCTCGGCGTCGCCGCGCCCAGCACCGGGGACCTGTCCCCCTGGGCGGACCGGGGCGTCATGATGCTCAACCGCGTGCTGACCGTCCGGCCCGGCGAGCCCGCCTCGCACCGCGGCAAGGGCTGGGAGGCCGTGACCGACCGCGCGATCGCGGCGCTGGTCGAGCGGGGCGGCCCGCTGGTCGCGGTGCTGTGGGGCCGCGACGCCCAGTCGCTGCGGCCCGCGCTCGGGGACGTGCCCGTCGTGGCCAGCGCGCACCCGAGCCCGCTGTCCGCGAGCCGCGGGTTCTTCGGCTCCCGGCCCTTCTCGCGCGTGAACGCCCTGCTCGCCGAACAGGGAGCGGACCCCGTCGACTGGTCGCTGCCCTGA
- a CDS encoding DUF3263 domain-containing protein — protein sequence MAARSSEHGRARMDATAGLDLGTATRPALVAVDGGADDGELTERDQQVLAFERQWWKYAGAKEQAIRELFDMSATRYYQVLNALIDSPAALAHDPMLVKRLRRMRSTRQRARSARRLGADA from the coding sequence GTGGCAGCACGCAGCAGCGAGCACGGGAGGGCACGGATGGACGCGACGGCGGGGCTCGACCTCGGCACGGCGACCCGGCCCGCGCTCGTCGCCGTCGACGGCGGCGCGGACGACGGCGAGCTCACCGAGCGCGACCAGCAGGTGCTGGCGTTCGAGCGGCAGTGGTGGAAGTACGCCGGCGCCAAGGAGCAGGCCATCCGCGAGCTGTTCGACATGTCGGCCACCCGCTACTACCAGGTGCTCAACGCGCTGATCGACTCGCCCGCCGCGCTCGCGCACGACCCGATGCTCGTCAAGCGGCTGCGCCGCATGCGCTCGACCCGCCAGCGGGCGCGGTCCGCCCGCCGCCTGGGCGCCGACGCCTGA
- a CDS encoding LytR C-terminal domain-containing protein, translating to MTKASSRFPEDEFDAGPAMDAPIGVHRAPRSWWSRWWPFVAVIVVVPALTVSAVLWAASWDGTLPVIGRGDDTNASAPPPSSPSASPDDTGAAPTEETSEEPPADEVPPPAPDLSVPVRVLNAANISGLAGGAAEQLEGAGFTDVTAGNGNAGGSTASTVFYANADLAVTAQQVAATLGLTNVVESAEVADQGVVVLLLADFAG from the coding sequence GTGACCAAGGCCAGCTCCCGCTTCCCGGAGGACGAGTTCGACGCCGGCCCGGCGATGGACGCGCCGATCGGTGTGCACCGTGCACCCCGGAGCTGGTGGAGCCGGTGGTGGCCGTTCGTCGCCGTGATCGTGGTCGTGCCGGCCCTGACCGTGTCCGCCGTGCTCTGGGCCGCGTCCTGGGACGGCACGCTGCCGGTCATCGGCCGGGGCGACGACACGAACGCCTCGGCGCCCCCGCCGTCCAGCCCCTCCGCCAGCCCGGACGACACGGGTGCGGCCCCGACGGAGGAGACCTCCGAGGAGCCCCCTGCGGACGAGGTGCCGCCCCCGGCCCCCGACCTGTCCGTGCCGGTCCGCGTGCTCAACGCGGCGAACATCAGCGGCCTCGCGGGCGGTGCCGCGGAGCAGCTCGAGGGCGCCGGGTTCACGGACGTCACCGCCGGGAACGGCAACGCCGGCGGCAGCACCGCCTCCACGGTTTTCTACGCGAACGCCGACCTCGCGGTCACGGCGCAGCAGGTCGCGGCCACGCTCGGGCTGACGAACGTGGTCGAGTCGGCCGAGGTCGCGGACCAGGGTGTCGTGGTGCTCCTGCTGGCCGACTTCGCAGGCTGA
- a CDS encoding cold-shock protein: MPQGTVKWFNAEKGYGFITPADGGQDLFVHFSAIQTNGYRTLEEGQSVDFEVGQGTKGPQAEQVRPL; encoded by the coding sequence ATGCCGCAGGGAACCGTCAAGTGGTTCAACGCCGAGAAGGGCTACGGGTTCATCACCCCGGCCGACGGCGGTCAGGACCTGTTCGTCCACTTCAGCGCCATCCAGACGAACGGCTACCGGACCCTGGAAGAGGGTCAGTCGGTGGACTTCGAGGTCGGCCAGGGCACCAAGGGCCCGCAGGCCGAGCAGGTGCGCCCGCTCTGA
- a CDS encoding glycoside hydrolase family 15, with protein MPARRATAVVLLAALGAGLVAWGSAGPRDASLPLYAAGVALDVDGAVVDVPVGSEVALHAGTRVLDDPGSRADDVLAAEQRAWLASGSLPGGADGPYADMVADALLDLRTLLLDDGAAVAAWTDRWRYVWPRDAAFVAVALARTGHGDDALDVLGFLERVQAPDGSFEARYLPDGSGPPDDRAPQTDGTGWALWAAGEVVAAQPADRQQPVAERLRGLVTRSAAGAVALTARDGLPPASPDYWEVAEDELTLGTVAPLLAGLESAPALLELLDEEEAAAAAREAAGRTRDAVERAFGDDTAYGRYADGSVADAASAFVLPPLQPRPLAGALDAWQASAAAMERPAGGLAPGAAWKSDGISWTPQTALYALVAAENGRPDDARARLDWLDAHRTPLGALPEKVLADGSPAAVAPLAWTAACVVLAVDALDG; from the coding sequence ATGCCCGCCCGCCGCGCCACCGCCGTCGTGCTGCTGGCCGCGCTGGGCGCGGGGCTGGTGGCGTGGGGCTCGGCGGGCCCGCGCGACGCCTCCCTGCCGCTGTACGCCGCCGGCGTCGCCCTGGACGTCGACGGGGCCGTGGTCGACGTCCCGGTCGGCTCGGAGGTGGCCCTGCACGCGGGGACACGCGTGCTCGACGACCCCGGGAGCCGGGCGGACGACGTGCTCGCGGCGGAGCAGCGGGCGTGGCTCGCCTCCGGATCCCTGCCCGGCGGTGCGGACGGGCCGTACGCGGACATGGTCGCCGACGCGCTGCTGGACCTGCGCACCCTGCTGCTCGACGACGGTGCGGCGGTCGCCGCGTGGACCGACCGGTGGCGCTACGTGTGGCCGCGCGACGCGGCGTTCGTCGCGGTCGCGCTCGCGCGGACCGGTCACGGCGACGACGCCCTGGACGTGCTCGGGTTCCTCGAGCGGGTGCAGGCGCCCGACGGGTCGTTCGAGGCGCGCTACCTGCCCGACGGCTCGGGGCCGCCGGACGACCGCGCGCCGCAGACCGACGGCACGGGCTGGGCGCTGTGGGCTGCCGGCGAGGTGGTCGCCGCGCAGCCCGCGGACCGGCAGCAGCCGGTCGCCGAGCGGCTCCGCGGTCTCGTGACGCGGTCGGCCGCCGGCGCGGTCGCGCTGACCGCCCGCGACGGCCTGCCGCCCGCGTCCCCCGACTACTGGGAGGTGGCGGAGGACGAGCTGACCCTCGGGACGGTCGCGCCGCTGCTCGCCGGCCTGGAGTCCGCGCCGGCGCTCCTGGAGCTGCTCGACGAGGAGGAGGCGGCGGCCGCCGCGCGGGAGGCCGCCGGGCGCACCCGGGACGCCGTCGAGCGGGCGTTCGGCGACGACACCGCGTACGGCCGGTACGCCGACGGCAGCGTCGCGGACGCGGCGAGCGCGTTCGTCCTGCCGCCGCTCCAGCCGCGCCCGCTGGCCGGGGCGCTCGACGCGTGGCAGGCCTCGGCGGCGGCGATGGAGCGCCCGGCCGGCGGGCTGGCCCCCGGTGCGGCCTGGAAGAGCGACGGCATCTCCTGGACGCCTCAGACCGCGCTGTACGCCCTGGTGGCCGCGGAGAACGGCCGGCCGGACGACGCGCGGGCCCGGCTCGACTGGCTCGACGCCCACCGGACGCCGCTCGGCGCGCTGCCTGAGAAGGTGCTCGCGGACGGCTCGCCCGCGGCGGTGGCGCCGCTGGCGTGGACCGCCGCGTGCGTGGTGCTGGCCGTCGACGCGCTGGACGGCTGA
- the groL gene encoding chaperonin GroEL (60 kDa chaperone family; promotes refolding of misfolded polypeptides especially under stressful conditions; forms two stacked rings of heptamers to form a barrel-shaped 14mer; ends can be capped by GroES; misfolded proteins enter the barrel where they are refolded when GroES binds), whose product MAKIIAFNEEARRGIERGLNTLADTVKVTLGPKGRNVVLDKKWGAPTITNDGVSIAKEIELEDPFEKIGAELVKEVAKKTDDVAGDGTTTATVLAQALVREGLRNVAAGANPIALKRGIEQAVEAVTAALLEQAKEIETKDQIAATASISAGDTAIGELIAEALDKVGKEGVITVEESNALGLELELTEGMRFDKGFLSAYFVTDPERQEAVLEDAYVLLVESKISNVKDLLPLLEKVIQSGKPLFIVAEDVEGEALATLVVNKIRGTFKSVAVKAPGFGDRRKAMLQDMAILTGGQVVSETVGLKLDTVGLEVLGQARKIVVTKDETTIVEGSGDAAQIAGRVNQIRAEIDNSDSDYDREKLQERLAKLAGGVAVIKAGAATEVELKERKHRIEDAVRNAKAAVEEGIVAGGGVALIQAGAVAFDKLELTGDEATGANIVKVAIDAPLKQIAINAGLEGGVVAEKVRNLPAGQGLNAATGVYEDLLAAGVNDPVKVTRSALQNASSIAALFLTTEAVVADKPEKAAPAAPDAGGMGGMDF is encoded by the coding sequence ATGGCCAAGATCATTGCCTTCAACGAGGAGGCCCGTCGCGGCATCGAGCGGGGTCTGAACACCCTCGCCGACACCGTCAAGGTCACCCTCGGCCCCAAGGGCCGCAACGTCGTGCTGGACAAGAAGTGGGGCGCCCCCACGATCACCAACGACGGCGTCTCCATCGCCAAGGAGATCGAGCTCGAGGACCCCTTCGAGAAGATCGGCGCGGAGCTCGTCAAGGAGGTCGCGAAGAAGACCGACGACGTCGCGGGTGACGGCACCACCACTGCCACCGTGCTCGCCCAGGCGCTCGTGCGCGAGGGCCTGCGCAACGTCGCGGCCGGCGCGAACCCCATCGCCCTCAAGCGCGGCATCGAGCAGGCCGTCGAGGCCGTCACCGCCGCCCTGCTGGAGCAGGCGAAGGAGATCGAGACCAAGGACCAGATCGCCGCCACGGCGTCGATCTCGGCCGGCGACACCGCCATCGGCGAGCTCATCGCCGAGGCGCTCGACAAGGTCGGCAAGGAGGGCGTCATCACGGTCGAGGAGTCCAACGCCCTCGGCCTCGAGCTCGAGCTCACGGAGGGCATGCGCTTCGACAAGGGCTTCCTGTCGGCGTACTTCGTGACCGACCCGGAGCGCCAGGAGGCCGTCCTCGAGGACGCCTACGTGCTGCTCGTCGAGTCGAAGATCTCGAACGTCAAGGACCTGCTGCCGCTGCTGGAGAAGGTCATCCAGTCCGGCAAGCCGCTGTTCATCGTCGCCGAGGACGTCGAGGGCGAGGCCCTGGCCACGCTCGTCGTCAACAAGATCCGCGGCACGTTCAAGTCCGTCGCCGTCAAGGCCCCGGGCTTCGGCGACCGCCGCAAGGCGATGCTGCAGGACATGGCCATCCTCACGGGCGGCCAGGTCGTGTCCGAGACCGTCGGCCTCAAGCTCGACACCGTGGGCCTCGAGGTCCTCGGCCAGGCGCGCAAGATCGTCGTCACCAAGGACGAGACCACCATCGTCGAGGGTTCCGGCGACGCCGCGCAGATCGCCGGTCGCGTGAACCAGATCCGCGCGGAGATCGACAACTCCGACTCGGACTACGACCGCGAGAAGCTCCAGGAGCGCCTCGCCAAGCTGGCCGGCGGCGTGGCCGTCATCAAGGCCGGCGCGGCGACCGAGGTCGAGCTCAAGGAGCGCAAGCACCGCATCGAGGACGCCGTGCGCAACGCGAAGGCGGCCGTCGAGGAGGGCATCGTCGCCGGTGGTGGCGTCGCCCTCATCCAGGCGGGTGCCGTGGCCTTCGACAAGCTCGAGCTCACGGGTGACGAGGCGACCGGCGCGAACATCGTCAAGGTCGCGATCGACGCCCCGCTCAAGCAGATCGCGATCAACGCGGGCCTCGAGGGCGGCGTCGTGGCGGAGAAGGTGCGCAACCTCCCCGCCGGGCAGGGCCTGAACGCCGCGACCGGCGTGTACGAGGACCTGCTGGCCGCGGGTGTCAACGACCCGGTCAAGGTCACCCGCTCCGCGCTGCAGAACGCGTCGTCCATCGCGGCGCTGTTCCTCACCACGGAGGCGGTCGTCGCCGACAAGCCGGAGAAGGCCGCCCCGGCCGCCCCGGACGCCGGCGGCATGGGCGGCATGGACTTCTGA
- a CDS encoding DUF4031 domain-containing protein, translating to MTVLVDPPLWPRHGRTWSHLVSDTSLDELHAFAARAGLPRRAFDLDHYDVPDDRHPALVALGAEPVSAGELIRRLRASGLRVPARDRRPT from the coding sequence GTGACGGTCCTCGTCGACCCGCCGCTCTGGCCGCGGCACGGCCGCACCTGGTCGCACCTCGTGAGCGACACGTCCCTGGACGAGCTGCACGCGTTCGCCGCCCGCGCCGGCCTGCCCCGGCGCGCGTTCGACCTCGACCACTACGACGTGCCCGACGACCGGCACCCCGCCCTCGTGGCGCTGGGCGCCGAGCCGGTCTCCGCCGGCGAGCTGATCCGCCGCCTGCGCGCGTCGGGCCTGCGCGTCCCCGCCCGCGACCGCCGCCCGACCTGA
- a CDS encoding cell wall metabolism sensor histidine kinase WalK, with protein MTAAPEQDRAERDHPVRPGGPRPGEPGPAAPAPAATDRLVAPLRAAWARTPLLARLVGITTVLLATGLGIAGAVTTTLLSDYLVKQVDTKLDANNRLYGRQIAQIYQQYGTLSVLDDETGWGAIDYALRAEIFGEAGDLTPTEDTREDFGTPRLPSVDTTRLPSATTFFTVGSDPRGSSWRVALSPITASGAEGTTVVGYVMLAQPLGEVQDIVRRAALLLWSSALSILVIGVVVGGWAVRRSLRGLREIEATAARIAAGDLSERVPPAPESTEVGRLGAALNTMLSQIEAAFDDRTRSEERMRRFVADASHELRTPLAAIRGYGELYRMGALTEKDQVDDTMRRIEQSATRMGGLVEDLLALARLDANRPGRTDPVDLAVLATDAAHDLRALDPAREVRVGSLDGATGGSSVVVGDEPRLRQVLANLVGNVARHTPAGSPAELSVGRLGDRVVVEVRDHGPGIAPEHSHRVFERFYRVDASRTREGNGTGGGAGLGMAIVAAIVAAHDGEVAITATPGGGATVRVALPVGEPGRSHVAEDHPGG; from the coding sequence GTGACGGCCGCGCCCGAGCAGGACCGCGCCGAACGGGACCATCCGGTCCGGCCCGGTGGGCCTCGACCCGGCGAGCCGGGGCCCGCCGCACCCGCGCCGGCCGCGACCGACCGGCTGGTGGCGCCGCTGCGCGCCGCCTGGGCACGCACCCCCCTGCTCGCGCGCCTCGTCGGGATCACGACCGTGCTGCTCGCGACCGGGCTCGGGATCGCCGGCGCGGTGACGACCACGCTCCTGTCGGACTACCTGGTCAAGCAGGTCGACACCAAGCTCGACGCCAACAACCGCCTGTACGGCCGCCAGATCGCGCAGATCTACCAGCAGTACGGCACGCTCTCGGTGCTGGACGACGAGACCGGTTGGGGCGCGATCGACTACGCGCTGCGCGCCGAGATCTTCGGGGAGGCCGGCGACCTCACACCGACGGAGGACACCCGCGAGGACTTCGGCACGCCCCGGCTGCCGTCCGTGGACACCACCCGACTGCCCAGCGCGACCACGTTCTTCACGGTCGGCAGCGACCCGCGCGGATCGTCGTGGCGGGTCGCGCTGTCGCCGATCACCGCCTCCGGCGCGGAGGGGACGACGGTCGTCGGGTACGTGATGCTCGCGCAGCCGCTCGGCGAGGTGCAGGACATCGTCCGCCGCGCCGCCCTGCTGCTGTGGTCGAGCGCCCTGTCGATCCTCGTCATCGGCGTCGTCGTCGGCGGCTGGGCGGTGCGGCGGTCGCTGCGCGGGTTGCGGGAGATCGAGGCCACCGCCGCGCGCATCGCCGCCGGGGACCTGTCCGAGCGCGTGCCGCCCGCTCCGGAGTCCACCGAGGTCGGCCGGCTGGGCGCCGCGCTCAACACGATGCTCAGCCAGATCGAGGCGGCGTTCGACGACCGGACCCGCTCGGAGGAGCGGATGCGCCGGTTCGTGGCGGACGCCTCGCACGAGCTGCGGACCCCGCTCGCGGCGATCCGCGGGTACGGCGAGCTGTACCGGATGGGCGCGCTCACCGAGAAGGACCAGGTCGACGACACCATGCGGCGCATCGAGCAGTCGGCCACCCGCATGGGCGGGCTGGTCGAGGACCTGCTCGCCCTGGCACGGCTGGACGCGAACCGCCCCGGACGCACCGACCCGGTCGACCTCGCCGTCCTCGCGACCGACGCCGCCCACGACCTGCGCGCGCTCGACCCCGCCCGGGAGGTGCGCGTCGGGTCGCTCGACGGCGCCACCGGCGGGTCCTCGGTCGTGGTCGGCGACGAGCCCCGGCTGCGGCAGGTGCTCGCCAACCTCGTCGGCAACGTCGCGCGCCACACCCCGGCAGGCTCACCGGCGGAGCTGTCGGTCGGGCGCCTCGGGGACCGGGTCGTCGTGGAGGTGCGCGACCACGGCCCCGGCATCGCCCCGGAGCACTCCCACCGGGTGTTCGAGCGGTTCTACCGGGTCGACGCCTCGCGCACCCGCGAGGGCAACGGCACCGGTGGCGGCGCGGGGCTCGGCATGGCGATCGTCGCGGCGATCGTCGCGGCGCACGACGGTGAGGTGGCGATCACCGCCACGCCGGGGGGCGGGGCGACCGTCCGGGTGGCCCTCCCGGTGGGCGAGCCCGGCCGCTCGCACGTGGCGGAGGATCACCCGGGCGGCTGA